Proteins found in one Salvia splendens isolate huo1 chromosome 10, SspV2, whole genome shotgun sequence genomic segment:
- the LOC121753128 gene encoding lipid phosphate phosphatase 2-like: MGWKISFCPNTNLRTMFQVRPSQIELECQHTIRSHGRKLAGDHKHDWLILLLLVVIEIILNVINPFYRFVGEGMMEDLKYPMKENTVPVWAVPLYAVLLPMTVFFLYYLRRNDVYDLHHSVLGLLFSVLITGVLTDAIKDAVGRPRPDFFWRCFPDGRDVYDRWGNVVCHGKPGDIKEGHKSFPSGHTSWSFAGLGFLALYMSGKIKCFDRRGHVAKLCIMFLPILAACLVGVSRVDDYWHHWQDVFAGGILGLVVATFCYLQFFPPPYQNEGWGPYAYFRAVEDLRSISLPPDAMTMLGTNQQRVATSVVSSNLDSAFDAMESGRK, from the exons ATGGGTTGGAAGATTTCTTTTTGTCCCAACACGAATCTCCGGACAATGTTTCAG GTTAGGCCAAGTCAGATTGAGCTAGAATGTCAACACACTATTAGGTCTCACGGGAGGAAACTTGCTGGAGACCACAAGCACGACTGGCTGATTTTGTTGCTACTTGTGGTCATAGAGATCATTCTGAATGTCATCAACCCATTCTATAGGTTCGTTGGAGAAGGCATGATGGAAGATCTCAAGTATCCGATGAAGGAAAACACTGTACCCGTTTGGGCAGTTCCT CTGTATGCAGTTTTGCTGCCTATGACCGTGTTCTTTCTCTACTACCTTCGGAGAAATGATGTGTATGATCTGCACCATAGCGTGCTAG GGCTGCTATTCTCTGTATTGATAACGGGAGTTCTCACGGATGCCATAAAAGATGCAGTTGGCAGGCCCCGACCGGACTTTTTCTGGCGTTGTTTTCCTGATGGACGTGAT GTGTACGATCGTTGGGGCAATGTGGTGTGCCATGGAAAACCGGGTGACATAAAAGAAGGGCACAAGAGTTTCCCGAGCGGTCACACTTCAT GGTCGTTTGCAGGTCTAGGTTTTCTGGCCTTGTACATGTCAGGAAAAATCAAATGCTTTGATCGCAGGGGGCACGTGGCAAAGCTGTGCATCATGTTCCTCCCTATCCTCGCTGCCTGTCTTGTTGGTGTTTCTCGTGTGGACGACTACTGGCATCATTGGCAAGACGTGTTTGCCGGCGGCATCCTAG GACTCGTAGTTGCTACCTTTTGCTACCTGCAGTTTTTCCCACCTCCATACCAGAATGAAG GATGGGGTCCTTATGCTTATTTCCGCGCTGTGGAGGATCTTCGTTCCATTTCTCTACCGCCAGATGCGATGACAATGCTAGGAACGAACCAGCAACGAGTAGCAACGAGCGTCGTTAGTTCCAATCTTGACTCAGCCTTTGATGCCATGGAGTCAGGAAGAAAGTAG
- the LOC121753349 gene encoding lipid phosphate phosphatase 2-like isoform X2 — protein sequence MPEIQLGAHTLRSHGAQVARFHMHDWFILFLLVAIDISLNVIEPFHRFVGQDMMTELKYPLKDNTVPIWAVPIIAVILPLTVILVFYFIRHNVYDLHHALLGLLFSVLITGVLTDAIKDAVGRPRPDFYWRCFPDGKPFFHNVTGNVQCTGSKSVIKEGHKSFPSGHTSWSFSGLGFLAWYLSGKIKVFDRRGHVAKLCLVFFPLLLAALVGVSRVDDYWHHWQDVFAGGLLGLTVASFCYLQFFPPPYDIDGWAPHAYLDMVAESQSANHASTNHGIHLAEQESEFENV from the exons ATGCCGGAGATTCAGTTGGGTGCTCACACATTAAGATCTCATGGTGCTCAAGTAGCCAGGTTTCACATGCATGATTGGTTTATACTTTTTCTGCTTGTGGCAATCGACATCAGCCTGAATGTCATCGAACCATTTCACCGGTTTGTTGGTCAAGATATGATGACAGAACTCAAGTATCCGTTGAAAGATAACACCGTCCCCATTTGGGCTGTTCCG ATAATTGCAGTAATATTGCCTCTCACTGTCATTCTTGTCTTCTACTTCATTCGACACAATGTCTATGATTTACACCATGCTCTGCTGG GACTGCTTTTTTCTGTACTTATTACTGGTGTTCTCACTGATGCCATTAAAGATGCTGTTGGCCGACCTCGACCAGACTTCTACTGGCGTTGCTTCCCTGATGGTAAACCG TTTTTTCATAATGTGACAGGGAATGTCCAGTGCACTGGATCAAAGAGTGTCATAAAAGAAGGTCATAAAAGTTTTCCCAGTGGACATACTTCAT GGTCCTTTTCTGGGCTTGGCTTCCTGGCCTGGTATTTGTCTGGTAAAATTAAAGTGTTTGATCGCAGAGGCCATGTAGCAAAGCTCTGTCTCGTCTTTTTTCCATTACTCTTGGCAGCATTAGTGGGAGTTTCGAGAGTTGATGATTATTGGCATCACTGGCAGGATGTCTTTGCTGGAGGTCTACTAG GGTTGACAGTTGCTTCATTCTGTTACTTGCAATTTTTTCCGCCACCATATGACATAGACG GTTGGGCACCTCATGCATATCTCGACATGGTGGCAGAGTCACAGAGTGCAAACCATGCATCTAcgaaccatggaatacatcttGCTGAACAAGAGTCGGAATTTGAGAATGTGTAA
- the LOC121750352 gene encoding 2-oxoglutarate and iron-dependent oxygenase domain-containing protein CP2-like has protein sequence MAFDSARTSEASDRRPEQAIGHANGGALVPGLKNGATPPPTYLTHRLRLNPNSDHRPDNYEGLDLEFSPLIFSSLERYLPPNLLHQARDVKLNYMSEILLRYYPENERIRLQKHREYRQKIISNYQRLHLELYNNMHPTNFFVPSFLKAINENTEQAFRNIMSEPSPGIFTFEMLQPRFCEMLLAEVENFEKWVHETKFRIMRPSTMNKYGAALDDFGMRKMLEKLMEDFIRPISKVFFPEVGGSILDSHHGFVLEYGIDRDVDMGFHVDDSEVSLNVCVGKQFSGGELFFRGVRCDEHVNTETKPEEVFDYSHVPGSAVLHRGRHRHGARATTAGNRMNLLLWCRSSVFRESRKYQKDFSSWCAECKREKKERQRQSVAAIDMDMLRREGQTAP, from the exons ATGGCTTTCGACAGTGCACGTACATCGGAGGCATCCGACAGGAGGCCCGAGCAAGCAATTGGCCACGCCAACGGCGGCGCCCTTGTCCCGGGGTTAAAAAATGGAGCCACGCCGCCGCCGACGTACTTGACGCACAGACTGAGGCTGAACCCCAATTCGGATCACAGGCCCGACAATTACGAGGGTTTGGACCTCGAATTCAGCCCCTTGATCTTCAGCTCGCTGGAGAGGTATCTCCCGCCAAATCTGCTGCATCAGGCGCGCGATGTGAAGTTGAATTACATGAGCGAGATTCTTCTCCGTTACTACCCCGAAAACGAGCGAATTAGG CTTCAGAAGCATCGGGAGTACAGACAGAAGATTATATCCAACTATCAG CGTCTCCACCTTGAGCTTTATAATAATATGCATCCGACAAACTTTTTCGTGCCTTCATTCCTCAAGGCTATCAATGAAAACACGGAACAGGCCTTTAGAAACATAATGTCGGAGCCCTCTCCCGGAATATTCACGTTTGAAATGCTGCAGCCACGGTTCTGTGAAATGTTGCTGGCCGAG GtggaaaattttgagaaatgggTGCACGAGACGAAGTTCAGAATCATGAGACCCAGTACAATGAATAAGTATGGTGCTGCTCTTGATGATTTTGGCATGAGAAAAATGCTTGAAAAGCTCATGGAAGATTTTATTCGCCCTATATCAAAAG TTTTCTTTCCTGAGGTTGGGGGATCAATCCTTGATAGCCATCATGGTTTCGTCCTTGAATATGGGATTGATAGAGATGTTGACATGG GTTTCCATGTGGATGACTCGGAAGTGTCCTTGAATGTCTGCGTGGGTAAACAATTTTCTGGGGGAGAACTCTTTTTTCGTGGAGTACGATGTGATGAACATGTAAATACGGAAACAAAGCCTGAG GAGGTATTTGATTACTCACACGTGCCTGGAAGTGCCGTTCTTCATCGTGGTCGTCATAGGCATGGTGCTAGAGCCACAACAGCTGGGAATAGGATGAACTTATTGTTGTGGTGTAGAAG TTCCGTAttcagagaatccagaaaataTCAAAAAGATTTTTCCAGCTGGTGTGCAGAGTGCAAAcgagagaagaaagaaagacaacGCCAGTCAGTTGCTGCTATTGATATG GACATGCTGAGGAGGGAGGGGCAAACTGCTCCCTGA
- the LOC121752328 gene encoding sarcoplasmic reticulum histidine-rich calcium-binding protein-like produces the protein MDAKKFMLLVEEKKKRVLAKKEAPLKWEQKLEAAAKARADAEAKARMAKAAKHKGRSTSVSDTDSDSDRSEERKRTRKSHKKRRRHSHSDSDHEKRKNRKSKRKPKRRLYDSDDESSDGYDLEEEKRKDRKLGKKPKRSDDDSSDGCSSDFGEKRRRHGHRKRRHDSHSASSSDSDSDEDGHAVRRKSNRKPHKHHHHHHHHHGRARDSDWSEEETGRREQRNKHGKSDSDRHRLGRRSISLGRSSDDDNRKGDHHDHINGRQRSHELMIPNKDEALQRIEDNSAPENANINGQD, from the coding sequence ATGGATGCCAAGAAATTTATGCTGCTTGTCGAGGAGAAGAAAAAGAGAGTTTTGGCGAAGAAGGAAGCACCCCTGAAATGGGAACAAAAGCTCGAAGCTGCTGCAAAGGCACGGGCCGATGCTGAAGCCAAGGCGAGGATGGCAAAAGCTGCCAAGCACAAGGGAAGGTCTACATCAGTGTCTGATACCGACAGTGATAGTGATCGTAGTGAGGAGAGAAAGAGGACTAGGAAGTCCCACAAGAAGCGAAGAAGGCACAGCCATTCGGATTCTGACCAtgagaagaggaagaataggAAATCCAAGAGGAAGCCAAAGAGACGATTGTATGATTCTGATGATGAAAGCAGCGATGGGTATGATTTGGAGGAGGAGAAGAGGAAGGATAGGAAATTGGGGAAGAAGCCAAAGCGATCGGATGATGACAGCAGTGATGGATGTAGCAGTGACTTCGGAGAGAAAAGGAGGCGGCATGGCCACAGGAAACGCAGGCATGATTCACACTCAGCTTCAAGTTCTGATTCCGACAGTGACGAGGATGGTCATGCTGTTCGAAGAAAAAGCAATAGAAAGCCTCATAaacatcaccaccaccaccatcatcaTCATGGACGAGCGCGTGATTCTGATTGGAGTGAGGAGGAGACGGGCAGAAGGGAACAGCGTAATAAGCACGGCAAGTCTGATTCTGATAGGCACCGGTTGGGTAGGAGGAGCATATCTCTGGGGAGATCATCTGATGATGATAACAGAAAAGGCGACCACCATGATCACATTAATGGTCGCCAACGGTCACATGAGCTGATGATACCCAACAAAGATGAGGCCTTGCAGCGTATTGAAGATAATAGTGCACCTGAAAATGCCAATATAAATGGCCAAGATTAG
- the LOC121753349 gene encoding lipid phosphate phosphatase 2-like isoform X1, with protein sequence MPEIQLGAHTLRSHGAQVARFHMHDWFILFLLVAIDISLNVIEPFHRFVGQDMMTELKYPLKDNTVPIWAVPIIAVILPLTVILVFYFIRHNVYDLHHALLGLLFSVLITGVLTDAIKDAVGRPRPDFYWRCFPDGKPFFHNVTGNVQCTGSKSVIKEGHKSFPSGHTSWSFSGLGFLAWYLSGKIKVFDRRGHVAKLCLVFFPLLLAALVGVSRVDDYWHHWQDVFAGGLLVAQHVGLTVASFCYLQFFPPPYDIDGWAPHAYLDMVAESQSANHASTNHGIHLAEQESEFENV encoded by the exons ATGCCGGAGATTCAGTTGGGTGCTCACACATTAAGATCTCATGGTGCTCAAGTAGCCAGGTTTCACATGCATGATTGGTTTATACTTTTTCTGCTTGTGGCAATCGACATCAGCCTGAATGTCATCGAACCATTTCACCGGTTTGTTGGTCAAGATATGATGACAGAACTCAAGTATCCGTTGAAAGATAACACCGTCCCCATTTGGGCTGTTCCG ATAATTGCAGTAATATTGCCTCTCACTGTCATTCTTGTCTTCTACTTCATTCGACACAATGTCTATGATTTACACCATGCTCTGCTGG GACTGCTTTTTTCTGTACTTATTACTGGTGTTCTCACTGATGCCATTAAAGATGCTGTTGGCCGACCTCGACCAGACTTCTACTGGCGTTGCTTCCCTGATGGTAAACCG TTTTTTCATAATGTGACAGGGAATGTCCAGTGCACTGGATCAAAGAGTGTCATAAAAGAAGGTCATAAAAGTTTTCCCAGTGGACATACTTCAT GGTCCTTTTCTGGGCTTGGCTTCCTGGCCTGGTATTTGTCTGGTAAAATTAAAGTGTTTGATCGCAGAGGCCATGTAGCAAAGCTCTGTCTCGTCTTTTTTCCATTACTCTTGGCAGCATTAGTGGGAGTTTCGAGAGTTGATGATTATTGGCATCACTGGCAGGATGTCTTTGCTGGAGGTCTACTAG TTGCTCAACATGTAGGGTTGACAGTTGCTTCATTCTGTTACTTGCAATTTTTTCCGCCACCATATGACATAGACG GTTGGGCACCTCATGCATATCTCGACATGGTGGCAGAGTCACAGAGTGCAAACCATGCATCTAcgaaccatggaatacatcttGCTGAACAAGAGTCGGAATTTGAGAATGTGTAA
- the LOC121750353 gene encoding LOW QUALITY PROTEIN: 2-oxoglutarate and iron-dependent oxygenase domain-containing protein CP2-like (The sequence of the model RefSeq protein was modified relative to this genomic sequence to represent the inferred CDS: inserted 1 base in 1 codon) codes for MSLDGGRTAGASDGRPEQAIGHANGGALVPGPKNGAAPPPTYLTHRLRLNPNSDHRPDNYEDLDLEFSPLIFSSLERYLPPNLLHQARDVKLNYMREILLRYYPENERIRLQKHREYRQKIISNYQRLHLELYNMHPTNFFVPSFLKAINENTEQAFRNIMSEPSPGIFTFEMLQPRFCEMLLAEVENFEKWVHETKFRIMRPSTMNKYGAVLDDFGMRKMLEKLMEDFIRPISKVFFPEVGGSNLDSHHGFVLEYGIDRDVDLGFHVDDSEVSLNVCVGKQFSGGEXLFRGVRCDKHVNTETQPEEIFDYSHVPGRAVLHRGRHRHGARATTSGNRINLLLWCRSSVFRESKKYQKDFSSWCAECQREKKERQRQSVAAIKMDLLRREGQTAI; via the exons ATGTCTCTCGACGGTGGACGTACAGCTGGGGCGTCCGACGGGAGGCCAGAGCAAGCAATTGGCCACGCCAACGGCGGTGCCCTTGTCCCGGGGCCAAAAAATGGAGCCGCGCCGCCGCCGACGTACTTGACGCACAGACTGAGGCTTAACCCCAATTCGGATCACAGGCCTGACAATTACGAGGATTTGGACCTCGAATTCAGCCCCTTGATCTTCAGCTCGCTGGAGAGGTATCTCCCGCCAAATCTGCTGCATCAGGCGCGCGATGTGAAGTTGAATTACATGCGCGAGATTCTTCTCCGTTACTACCCCGAAAACGAGCGAATTAGG CTTCAGAAGCATCGGGAGTACAGACAAAAGATTATATCCAACTATCAG CGTCTCCACCTTGAGCTTTATAATATGCATCCGACAAACTTTTTCGTGCCTTCATTCCTCAAGGCTATCAATGAAAACACGGAACAGGCTTTTAGAAACATAATGTCGGAGCCCTCTCCAGGAATCTTCACGTTTGAAATGCTGCAGCCACGGTTCTGTGAAATGTTGCTGGCCGAG GtggaaaattttgagaaatgggTGCACGAGACGAAGTTCAGAATCATGAGACCCAGTACAATGAATAAGTATGGGGCTGTTCTTGATGATTTTGGCATGAGAAAAATGCTTGAAAAGCTCATGGAAGATTTTATTCGCCCTATATCAAAAG TTTTCTTTCCTGAGGTTGGGGGATCAAACCTTGATAGCCATCATGGTTTTGTCCTTGAATATGGGATTGATAGAGATGTTGACCTGG GTTTCCATGTGGATGACTCGGAAGTCTCCTTGAATGTCTGCGTGGGTAAACAATTTTCCGGGGGAG CTCTTTTTCGTGGAGTACGATGTGATAAACATGTAAATACGGAAACACAGCCTGAG GAGATATTTGACTACTCTCACGTGCCAGGACGTGCCGTTCTTCATCGTGGTCGTCATAGACATGGTGCTAGAGCCACAACGTCTGGGAATAGGATAAACCTATTGTTGTGGTGTAGAAG TTCCGTATTCAGAGAAtccaaaaaatatcaaaaagatTTTTCCAGCTGGTGTGCAGAGTGCCAACGCgagaagaaagaaagacaacGGCAGTCAGTTGCGGCTATTAAGATG GATTTGCTGAGGAGGGAGGGGCAAACTGCTATCTGA
- the LOC121751229 gene encoding E3 ubiquitin-protein ligase RHA2A-like — MGLQNQLSDVSSESILIFTVVLIAKSVRYLRSLLSTILRAIGVFSPDRPHSGASSLYSAVRSGLAGVILLCEQMNLNRAYPYANQSGRCASDCVVCLNRFEDGEPVRKLACRHVFHKDCIDGWLDQLNFSCPLCRAPLVAEERVDRTRRRVAGDVLDWFPLQ, encoded by the coding sequence atgggttTGCAAAACCAGCTCTCCGACGTGTCATCCGAATCCATCCTCATATTCACAGTGGTGCTAATCGCCAAAAGCGTACGTTATCTCCGATCCCTTCTCTCCACTATCCTGCGCGCAATCGGCGTATTCTCCCCCGACCGCCCCCATTCCGGCGCCTCCTCGCTATACAGCGCCGTGAGGTCCGGTCTGGCCGGAGTCATCCTCCTCTGCGAGCAGATGAATCTGAACCGGGCCTACCCCTACGCGAACCAGTCAGGCCGGTGCGCTTCGGACTGCGTCGTCTGCCTCAACCGGTTCGAGGATGGGGAGCCCGTGCGCAAGTTAGCGTGCCGCCACGTGTTCCACAAGGACTGCATCGACGGCTGGCTCGACCAGCTCAACTTCAGCTGCCCACTCTGCCGCGCGCCGCTCGTCGCCGAGGAGCGCGTGGATCGCACGCGGAGGCGCGTGGCCGGCGACGTCCTGGATTGGTTCCCCCTTCAGTAA